TGTGGTTGAGCGCGTCGAGAACGACCCAGTCGTCGCGAAATTCAACTTCGTAAGTCTGTTCGGTTGGCTCGTCCTCTTCTTCGGGACGATAGCGCAATACCGTGATTTTTATGGTTCTGAGATCGCTCATAAATTTTCCTTTAATAGGTTCGTTCTTCGGGTTCCCAGCGCGTGAGTGTTACGGGCAGGTACTCGATGCGGGGGTCGCCCTCGGTTTGATAAGCCAGAGAGTGTTTGAGGAAGTTTTCGTCGTCGCGCTCTTCATAGTCTGATCGCGCGTGAGAGCCTCGAGATTCGCGTCGCAAGAGGGCTGAATGTGCGAGCCCTTCGGCGACGTCGAGCATGTAACCCAGTTCGAGGGCGTTGACGAGTTCGGTATTGAAGACGCGCGAGTGGTCGTCTATGCCGATATTTTCATAGCGTTCTTTGAGGGTGCGAATGGTGTCACACGTGGTTTGGAGCGCGTCTTCGGTTCGGAAGATGCCTGCGCCTTCTTCCATGGTTTTGCGGAGGTCATCGCGGATATTGGCCACGCGCTCTTTGCCGTTGTCGCCAAAGAATTGGGTTTCAATGCGTTTTTGTTCGTCTTGCGCCATTTTGGCCATTGAGGCCGAATCTGCAAAGTCGGTATCGGCGGCGTGTTGCGCGGCTACCTGGCCTGCGCGTGCGCCAAAGACGAGGCATTCGCTCAGTGAGTTGGATCCCAGGCGATTGGCTCCATTGAGGCTGACACAAGCCGCTTCGCCTGCGGCATAAAGACCGGGGATGGGTGTTGCGCCATCGATGTCGGTATGCACACCGCCCATGCAGTAGTGGACGACCGGACGCACGGGAATGGGTTCGTGGACCGGATCAATGCCGACGTAATTGCGGGTGAGTTCGCGTACGAAGGGCAGTCTTTCGTCAATGATTTTTTCACCCAAGTGCCGAAGGTCGAGGTGTACATAGCTGCCATCGGGACCTTCAAAGACGTTGCCCTTGTGCTGTTCGTGAATAAAGGAGCGAGATAAGATGTCGCGCGGACCGAGTTCCATTTTGCCGGGTACATATTCACTGAGGTAGCGTTCGCCCTGGCTGTTGACGAGGTGGCCGCCTTCGCCGCGCGAGGCTTCGGTCATTAAGATTCCCGTGCCGGGCAAGCCCGTGGGGTGATATTGTACAAATTCGAGGTCTTTTAGAGGACAGCCAATGCGGTAGGCCAGAGCCATTCCGTCGCCGTTTTTGATGGCGGCATTGGTGGTAAATGGAAAAATTTTGCCCGCGCCACCCGTACATATAATAACGGATTTTGCGCCAATGGCGTGAATGTTGCCGGATCGGATGTTGAGAGCCGTGACGCCACATACCCTGCCATCTTCGACGAGCAAAGAGGTGACAAACCATTCGTCGTATCGGGTAATGGCGTCGTATTTGAGAGATGTTTGAAAGAGAGCGTGCAGCATGTGGAAGCCGGTTTTGTCGGCGGCATAGAGCGTGCGTTTAACACTCATGCCACCAAATGCGCGGACGCTTACGCGACCGTCTTCGTCGCGGCTCCAGGGGCACCCCCAGTGTTCTAATTGGACGACTTCATCAACGGCTTCTTTGACAAAGGCTTCTACCACATCCTGGTCGCCGAGGTAGTCGCTGCCTTTGATGGTGTCATAAGCATGCAAATCCAGATTGTCGTCTTCTCGCAGGACCGCTGCCGTGCCACCTTCGGCAGAGACGGTGTGACTTCGCATGGGATAGACTTTGGAGACTACGCCAATATCTGCGCCTTGATAAGTTTCAGATGCGGCGATTGCAGCGCGCAGGCCTGCACCCCCTCCACCTACTAAGAGCACATCGTGTTTGGGGATGTTCATAAATACCTCGTTTAACTGTGATTGATAATGAATAGGAGTAATTATAACTTGTTCTTCTTGTCTCGTCAATCGGAAAATTGGGATAGATATGCGTTTCAGGCACCGCATATCTGATAAGCACAGACGGGCATTTTGGGGGGTAGTCTAAATCTCTTGTTCAGCGGTACTGAGCAGGAAAATTTCTGCGTTGACTGTTACGGTATCTGGTCCATTGTTGAGAAAAACGATGTAGTAGGTGTCACTGTCATCAATGGAAAAGCTAAAGGTATCTTCAGATACTATGTCCGTGCTATAAATCACGGTGGGCGTGCTCCCTGCTCGCCAGATTTGATACTGGGATTCGGTCACAACAGCCATCTGAACACTGCCATTTTCAACGCTAAATTCGCCTTGAAGAATGACGTTTTGCTGTATATCTGTGTCAACGGTAAAGCCAAAGTCTTCACTTGTTCCACTCGGCAGATTAAATGTTTGATTGACGACGGGTTGGCCCGAATCGGCAGGATTGTCGTCACCGCATGCGGCGATTGCGAATATCAGACACAAAACAGGTATAATTTTGTTCATGATTTTTCCTTTTCCCCGGCAGGTGTAAATGGCTGTGATGTCCCGTGTAAGACGTTTGGGGACAAAGCGAGGTTCCTCAGACAATCGATCAAGTCA
This window of the Gemmatimonadota bacterium genome carries:
- a CDS encoding FAD-binding protein, translated to MNIPKHDVLLVGGGGAGLRAAIAASETYQGADIGVVSKVYPMRSHTVSAEGGTAAVLREDDNLDLHAYDTIKGSDYLGDQDVVEAFVKEAVDEVVQLEHWGCPWSRDEDGRVSVRAFGGMSVKRTLYAADKTGFHMLHALFQTSLKYDAITRYDEWFVTSLLVEDGRVCGVTALNIRSGNIHAIGAKSVIICTGGAGKIFPFTTNAAIKNGDGMALAYRIGCPLKDLEFVQYHPTGLPGTGILMTEASRGEGGHLVNSQGERYLSEYVPGKMELGPRDILSRSFIHEQHKGNVFEGPDGSYVHLDLRHLGEKIIDERLPFVRELTRNYVGIDPVHEPIPVRPVVHYCMGGVHTDIDGATPIPGLYAAGEAACVSLNGANRLGSNSLSECLVFGARAGQVAAQHAADTDFADSASMAKMAQDEQKRIETQFFGDNGKERVANIRDDLRKTMEEGAGIFRTEDALQTTCDTIRTLKERYENIGIDDHSRVFNTELVNALELGYMLDVAEGLAHSALLRRESRGSHARSDYEERDDENFLKHSLAYQTEGDPRIEYLPVTLTRWEPEERTY